One stretch of Lysobacter sp. KIS68-7 DNA includes these proteins:
- a CDS encoding LysR family transcriptional regulator has translation MLDISQIALFVHVVRGGSFAEVSRGFDIPPNTISRRIASLEDALGTRLFQRSTRKLTLTTAGRAFYEEVADPIETLEHAGQAVLGEENAISGLIRIAAPVDFFDLFPITWIREFMRANPKIQFDFVLGDAAVDLIAQGVDIAFRAGVLPDSSYVIRKISDACAVLVASPELLNDVSPKAISDLKEMPCIVGSGKQVRSTWRMQGPSGTHEVTVRACFKADSSLAQLRACVAGIGIALLPSGLVRGALSRGELIRVLPEYRLHAGGFYVVLPTRRHVPAAVRHFMQFAIERFENEDRFGLDDSESARRLRGVDKGPSVRRRSSSGATRRRPKRTMA, from the coding sequence ATGTTGGATATCAGTCAGATCGCACTGTTCGTGCACGTCGTCCGAGGTGGGAGTTTTGCGGAAGTCAGTCGCGGCTTTGACATTCCGCCCAACACCATCAGCAGGCGCATCGCCTCATTGGAAGACGCTCTCGGAACACGGCTATTTCAACGCTCTACTCGCAAGCTCACGCTCACCACAGCAGGTCGAGCCTTCTACGAGGAAGTGGCTGATCCCATCGAAACACTTGAGCATGCCGGCCAAGCCGTTCTCGGGGAGGAAAATGCAATCTCGGGGCTTATCAGGATTGCAGCCCCCGTAGACTTCTTCGATCTGTTCCCAATTACTTGGATTCGCGAGTTTATGAGGGCGAATCCCAAGATACAGTTTGATTTTGTTCTGGGTGACGCTGCAGTCGACCTGATTGCTCAGGGGGTCGATATCGCTTTCAGGGCAGGCGTACTACCCGATTCGAGCTACGTGATCCGTAAAATCAGCGATGCATGCGCTGTTCTTGTTGCCAGCCCCGAACTTCTGAACGACGTTTCGCCAAAAGCGATCTCCGATTTGAAGGAGATGCCCTGCATCGTAGGTTCAGGCAAGCAGGTTCGATCAACCTGGCGAATGCAGGGACCCTCTGGGACGCATGAGGTGACCGTGCGCGCGTGTTTCAAGGCTGACAGTTCACTAGCGCAGTTGCGTGCCTGCGTTGCCGGGATCGGAATCGCCTTGCTTCCTTCAGGCCTCGTGCGGGGGGCCCTGAGCCGGGGCGAATTGATTCGAGTATTACCCGAGTATCGCCTTCACGCCGGCGGCTTCTATGTTGTGCTGCCAACTCGTCGTCACGTTCCCGCAGCCGTGCGTCACTTCATGCAATTCGCAATAGAGAGGTTCGAGAACGAGGATAGATTTGGTCTTGATGATAGTGAATCTGCTCGCAGGCTCAGAGGCGTTGACAAAGGGCCGAGTGTCAGGCGTCGCTCCTCGTCCGGCGCAACTCGCCGTCGTCCTAAACGGACTATGGCTTGA